acaacttcaaatataaaaatccAAAATAAGCATTTCACGAGAAGGTCTAAAAAGGAATGTGTTGCAACTAATTTAGAATAGAAGTAAATAAATAATCCTATGCCGGTAGCctacaaaattaattttgtgaTTTGGTTGTGGAGATGATAACATAATAAATTGAAATGTGTGTATGGTATGAAAAGAAAGATGAAATGTGTGGAGGAAAATGAATAACCGAAATGGGATCATCCCCAAAAATTGAAATATAGCAATCCATGGGACAACAATTTAGGGAATCGCAGCAAATCCATGGGATAGAGTCAGTATATATTAGAAGGAAACTCATTGGGATGCAGATCTTTTGAACTTGAGAACACACATATTTGATCTACATTCTTATTGTAGCTGTTGTTTTACACTCTTCGTCCTTCCCAAAATATTAGCCCTTGTGATCCCTGTTCCCAATGACCGACTTGAAGGAAATGTAATCGAATAACAAGTTCTTATATGATTGAGACCAACTGTGATGTACTTCTTTGGTTGCTGAAATTTTGTCTTCAATATGGTGGTGGTTACTTGCTACTAGCTAATGCATATagtttattgtattgaagtctTATAATGAACATCAACCTTTCTTTTCCAAGCGAATAATGCTGTATTATCTTtcattttttgttcttttggTCATTCATTAGCTTCTTTCTTTGCTTTTGGTACATTTGCACATATGCTGTATCCTAGTATGCTAATAAGAAAACAATTAGTAGATTGCAAGGTTGTTAAATGCTAACCACATTGGTTCTTTTTCAGTGGAACGTGAAAAGCAGAGGGAATTGGAAGATGGAAACGCGACTGTCGAAGAATGAAGGAGTCGAGCTGCCATCAATTATCATTAGTCGCAGAACCTCGCAGAAGTACTGGACATGCTGCCGTTGTGTGTATCTCCGAGTGCAATCGACTTTTCATATCGCATCTTTAGATCAATGAAAAACAGTTCACAGCCGAGAAATGTATGATACGTTCCTTGCTTTGTCGCAAATAGTAGAAAGAGTGCTAGTATATGGACGCTCGAGACAACTTCATTGTATGGGGATGCTCTGGTGATTTGAtatcaaaagaaaaacaaattttaaaattttcttaacGTTTACTCCTACTTTTGTTTGGTTTGtagtaaattgaaaaaaatatgacaaacaagtaaatgaaaaataaaaattgcttAGATGAGATAATGTGAAAGAGAACGAGTTTATGGTTGAGAAAGATAACATGGGCATTTGTTTTATTGTAGAGTTGGAGCAAGTTCGTAAGGACAAAAATACTTGCTTAACGTAAGAAAAACCAACAAATACATGCAGTGACAGCATGGTTGTTAAAATCACGATTTCAATCTACAATTTTACGATTTTATGATCTAAAAATAAGCGAGCAAGTCGAATCGTAGGTAGAATCGTAAgttggtagaatcttacgatctagttaaaaaaaattgtagagGTAGAATTATAATATGATTCTACGATCCTATGATTTAACGATTTGATTCTacatatttatctttttatttttttaaatttttcttacaaTGTAACGAACTgtcatcataattttttaaaaataaatttcttcatcgGTATGaagatttaaaataattatcaaatatttttctattttattcttaaaaatgaagtaaaagaaacattaattaataaacttaaacttttaatgtgaataattatgactagatggaaaatttaagtttattgtagaatcttacaGTTCTACGATTTGATTTTACCGATTCGATTCTATAAGTCTAAACGATTTTAAGTAGTTACCCGATTTTAACAAATTTGAGTGACAATATTAacctttatttaattaatattagtgTTATATTTAATTTGCTCAGTTACCAATTAATAgattattattacaatgttaattatattTATGACATTATTGCCATTAAcactaatatatttttagtaaactacATGACATTAACTTTACCGCGTTgaggagattaaaaggtaaattttactaCGTTGCAATTAGGCCGGCGTTGTTATATGGGACaaaatgttggcctgtaaagaaggtTATCGAACAGAGAATGGAAGTAACAGAAATGTGTATGctaaggtggatgtgtggtaatactatgatggataggataagaaaccaggacttcagggagaagttaggggttgcacctCTTTCCGCAATGCgggagaacaggttgagatggtttgggcatgtacAGAGAAAAACACATGACGCCCCACtaagaaggatcgaatgcatcaAAGTAGAGGGCAAGAGAAGTTGAGGAAAacctaggagaacgtgggaggaatAGATTAAAAGTTACATGCATGAACTTCACCTCTTCAAGGAGCTAACCAGGGATAAGGGTAATTGGCGCCGTCTTctccacgtcttagattactaaaccccTCCCTGTTACCCATcgtttgtgattatcattgcctttaattatcgctatttacctccttctttacttttatctttatttatagttatttgtatgtattctatttattatatttgtaagttgcaggtttctctctctttgaagacctttctcgagccAAGGGACTCTTTaaccgcactctcctctatgggtatgagctgccgtctttcttccctccccaaatcctgaccatagttttctatgagcgggatacattgagtatgatgatgacgacATTGACATCAACTAGAGAAATGATGATTGACATATTTTACCGACATAGCTATGGATGTTTCTTCGTTTGCCTTGTTATCAATTTTGGTTATATATATCATGGGCTGTAGCCCACGGAGGCCTACTATAGTACTCGCCCCTACTATCAAGCGAAGCTAGTTTCAATTTTTCATGGACTTAGtatgaataaatttttaaaaataacgaAGTCGAAATGTAACAATTTAGAACATTTTCCCTCAATATTGCAAATTCTATAAGTATTTCCCACTTTGCATGAAATGGAAAAGTATTTCCCAATATACCGTCCATGTggcaatttatttatttattttaattttccagATAAAATCGCCAAATGAGATGGTGGTTTGTGTTGAATagtaaaccgccatctcatgtggcggtttttTCTGGGTAAatcgccatctcatgtggcggtttgctctgTGCCCttgcaatattttattttgctcTTTCAATTCCCATAAATAGTTAGCACAACCTGCATTAATCTAGTttaataccatctattccataataatcaactacgaaccagcttgatttgtaaatattaattatgaaaataatgtgaacatatattacaatcatggaaagtgatacaagaagttcaagccATATAAATTGATACAAAGTGTGTTAAACTACAatccccggccccttttgttttgctcACCGGTGGATGAGGATGGTGTAGACTCGTCAACCTCtacaatgacattaagagcaggagctcgtctTTGACTAGCACGCTAATATGTAATGATCGtatgcggaggcgatggatgtggaagAGTGGTCATGGAAGCTGGAGGAACGAATGGCGACATAGCACCGGATGTCGATGGGGATCTGGAAGACtgacctcgagtagatgaacgctcacgacctcttgtggaccgacTACTTGATCCTTCGAAAGAGCTACCTCGGTGGGCCGAACTccgtggagaaggagtgtggaacgTATCATCAACCTCACCAATGATGGATAGAGTTGGAATGAGGTAATCATAccccgcctgactcaatgcatcggttaATGACGTGTTAATGGAGCCaagggtctgagaacatagccgataccccacatcaactggTAATGCAGCAGCCCCGTGAATCGTGTCATTTCATTTTATGAGGACCGATctgatgcgctcagcctgtatgttatcattaaattgttaaaagaatcacataaaagtattactatatgttatgattgttaaaagaagacgtaccagtaacgtagatgtcggatggtaatgtgatcctggctgtgCAAATGTGGTGTTCGTGAGGCGTAGTATGGAGATACGTCTGTACCAATTCATGTACGCACCAGAGCTTTGACCGGTGTAGTTCTCTCCCTGAACCAATCGAGATGCTTggtcattccacgcatctacttgcgatctatgtcgtatgaagtagttcttgtccccagtcctcctatcaatcgcatgtagttgaggttgggtgtcacaggcatgCGGAATAACATGCTCCAAAtcgaattgacgcatgacacgatccgggagatgtagttcgacgatgtcaaagcaaattagtggacaacgcgatctcTAAATCTCGTGGCCTGATCTACATATGTGTGGCAAAGCGTCCATCTTAGCCGttgtgtaaggctgccatgtcatctgtatTAGAAATCTATATACTCggtaatatatacaatttattgacaactaatacaaataataaatctTAATAACTTGgtcgtcccgttgtcgatcaaGTGCGTCTCGGTAGTAGACTggagtatgtggggagtgggacctcgaaagatatacgcgaagccagctgcgAACAAATGAACATTGTGTAATATTAATATactcagtaatatatacaatttgAATAGGGAATTGATTGTTGCTACCTCACTGCTAAAGGATCCCTCCCACGACGATGTTGTGAACCTAAGACCGATTCATAATCCTCTGCGTCATCGTCCGGATCATGTTGCCCAACGGGTCGAATCGTCCGAATTATAGGCATCTCTAtatgaatatgctcccacgacCATATTTGTAACAACAACAAGCAGCCTCCAATGTCCTTAGgacccttacgagatgctcgacataaattacgatacagatacgcaagggtagcacttccccaactatACTCATCTACCCGCTCTAAGTCTCCTACcagagggagatagatcaactggACCGAGTCACcgctcttgtctggaaacaagatgcatccaaacatgTACAAAATGTACGCGCGCGCATGCCTCTTGACTGCAATATCATCCGCATCGTCCTGCAGCACGCTGAAATGCTCTCTGAGCCAAGTCAACTTCAACGAGGATCCAATGATGATCTTCGTCTCCgtggggtcttgagggttttctGGCCAAACCCCCAGCAGCTCAAGAACTAAGGCTGGCCAATGTCCCTCTCCATGACCAATCACTGCTTGTCCTTCAATTGGCAGTCCCAATATAACTACAACATCTTGCAACATAATCATTGCCTCGCCAACCGTAAGGTGGAATGTATGAGTCTTCAGCCTCCTCCTCTCCACtaatgcagtgataagagctcgatcgagctccaAACTCCCGCCCAACCACCTGTGAATGTAACTAAAACCAGCTAATTCCACTACCTCTAAAACTCTATCATCCACATGTGTTAGGAGGACGCATCACTGGTGCATCCATTTCGAAAGTTATGCGAGTTGATCACGGACGACCCTTTTCACGCTTAGCTGAGGGATGTGGAACAACTGTAGGACCATTCCATGGATCACAGGTGAACATGTTTGGAACAGGCGTAAAGGTTTTCTTATATGTGGATACGTATTCTTTAGTGCGAAACGAAGGAtccacaaaagcatcatataaaattttacaaGCTTGACATACTACAAGAACGTGTGAGCATGGTAACTTGAACATGGTTGGTTTATGACAAGAGCATGATGTTGCTGTGCGATCAACCATGTAatattttccaccttttcctgctatcctGTTGCCACGACCAGTGGTGACCTCAAATATACCACATACTGTGTaatatatcctaacatcatgaaaaCGAGCTTTTTCAATATTCTTATCAATCGTATCAGTTGGTTTCTTGGCATACACATGTCCATTTTCCAATCTCTTTCTCCCTGAATCCCTCATTTTTGCAAAGTATTCGTTAACCCGGTAGAATGTCATCTTAAccaatgaagtgattgggagACACCCGGCCCCCTTCATTACGCCATGGAACGCTTCAGACATATTTGTAGTTTTCACTCCATATCGATGACCACCAtcatgaatcaaagtccattTATGCTCAGGAATAGAACCATCCACTAAGTACTTATATGCGTCCTCATCATActctttaaggcgattcatATAGAAATTATATTTTCGAATCTTTATATGTTCAGAaacttttccaaataagtttttaactGCAATGTTCTTGAACTTCTTACGCACGTTCGAAGCTAGATGACGTTTACAAAACCGATGAAATGCATATGGCTCTTCCCACCTTTTTCCAACTCTATTCATTGCAAGCAAAATTCCCTTGTGACGATCAGATTTAACACATAAGTCATCTCTTTTAGTGACATaatgccttatacaatccaaAAACCAACTTCATATGTTGTTGCTCTCTCCCTTAACAATGGCAAAGGCAAGTGGGAACAActgagaatttgcatctatcGCCATAGCAATCATAAGTGTGTCTTTGTACTTTCTGTACAAATGTGTGTCATCTATAGAAATAAGGGGACGACAGTAGGGAAAACCCTTAATGGATAGTCTGAAAGCCCAGAAAATTCTCTGAAAAATAACTCTGTTAGGATCCATTGTCGGTTGGACTTCCCAATGCACCACTGTTTCTCCATTAGATTGCATTAATAATGCCTGCATGTACCTTGGAAGCTCCTTAAAAgacttatcccaatccccaaaGACTTTggttatagccttatttttggccaTCCAAGCTCTCTTGTATCTTGTAAAGAATTCGTATTTATTgttaacaaaattaacaattgacTTCACCTTGAAAGCTGGATCAACTCTTATCATATTCATGATAAGATCTGCAACAAAATCAGAagtaaggaggggatggtcATCACTGTAATGTGTTGCacaatcttgattatgacccttatatcgcacaatctCAAATGAACCAGTGGTGGTCATGATAGCACGCATCCTACATTCACAACCTTTCTCCTCCGCATTAGTACATTGGATAACATACTTTGAACgctccgactcaattacacggaagTTTTTATCGTTAGATatcgcccatgctttaacattcttcttaaggtggtctaaggagctaaactcttgccctattCTAAAGTCACCATTTTCAGTCATGGAGTTGTCATTACtccaggtcatccatgcatcaatcaatctttgatcaacctcatcaattctaagccagtcttgagatggagcaccatctctaatcgctgcatctagagcttctcttttttcatcatcctcctctgaatcagaatcaatataCTCATCCTGCTGATttaaagagtcaacctcgttggcattacgcctacccaagtgactcgtggaGAAGGtattcattacaccaccaccaatgccacgtgaatgagttggagaagTCAACTCATCTAAGTGCTCCTTAACATAATTTAGGTTagttaacatttctgtgaatgtatcatggcgtacactaggacctgattctggaagttccatgatagtcatgacttccctcgcattaccCAAATTTGCAACTATTTCgacataaacctccattgccgttccaggggcttatgatgccgcataagcaagagcacttatgctttcatcactcttaatcgggactaacacattttttccagtcaccggatatttcatctctatttttaacataaaagagttgcagtcacaaccaattacatcatagactttgctatgaaacacctcaaaagtAGTATTCtaacgatggataaacatcaccgcattcaatcctccattatacacaacatcggatccagtataacttactttcTCACCCCACTATACTATAAcaggataatgatccatattctgcacacacaagcatgtttttcatgtgatttcacatacactttaatgtataatattaaattattgcAACATTTATTAGAAGGgtcaattcaaatataaagctaACGATAccataaatatatactaaaaccattaatCTAACCTTATAAAGTAGTAAACTTTCATTggagcatttcatcaaacactttatatgcatacaaaccaaatcataaaatttaactacaaatgtgtaaaatgtaagcttaaatcatgaaatcaagataatgtaacaaacaatcaatctattataacttcaaatgacaacaataatgaacaaaaatatcaatttgcataatgaaaaaatttagggttatattcataccttaaataaggatgaaaatgaacaagtaacaAAGGAGAAGATGgcaatgtagttgattaatttag
This genomic stretch from Amaranthus tricolor cultivar Red isolate AtriRed21 chromosome 9, ASM2621246v1, whole genome shotgun sequence harbors:
- the LOC130823700 gene encoding serine/threonine-protein phosphatase 7 long form homolog, whose protein sequence is MRQFDLEHVIPHACDTQPQLHAIDRRTGDKNYFIRHRSQVDAWNDQASRLVQGENYTGQSSGAYMNWYRRISILRLTNTTFAQPGSHYHPTSTLLAERIRSVLIK